The window TTTTTATGGGCCTGCCTGCTAAACGTTTACAGCCAAACGCCTGATGAACAGCTTACGGTTTCGGGGAGGGTAGTAGATCAGGATAAAAAGCCAATGGCCGGAGTGACCATCTCGATCCAGGAAGATAAAACCAATAAATCGGTAACCACAAGTGCCGACGGAAGTTTTACCCTTTCAACCTCTACCAGCGATGTAATTGTTTTTAAATACGTAGGTTACCTGATGGTGCTCAAACCCGCTTCGGAAGTAAGCAAGAGCGATATTGTTTTAACCAAAGCACTTATCGATGCCGGCGATAACGACAATGTGTACATTCCGTTTGGCGTTAGGAAGAAAAGAGAAGTTACGGCCACCATTAGTACCATCACTACTGATAACCTACCTCAGATCCCATCGTCATCTTTAACCAATGTATTTACCGGCAGGCTACCCGGATTAGCCATTTATCCAAGTGGTTCGCAACAGCCTGGTTACGATGTATCGAGTTTTTTAATCCGTGGCCGCTCATCTTACAACAGCAACCAGGAGCCTCTGGTGTTGGTAGATGGTATTGAGCGCGACTTCAGATCGATGGATTTGGCCGAAATTGAAAGTGTAAGCGTATTAAAAGATGCCGCAACACTGGCCTGGTACGGCATGTATTCTGCCAATGGTGTAGTTTATGTAAAAACCAAAAGAGGCAGCGCAACTTCCACCAGCGTTACTTTCGATGCGCAGGCAGGCTTGCAGGCGCCTTTGCAGATTGCTGCACCCTTAGATGCTTACAATTATGCAAGTTTATACAACGAAGCTTCCATTAACAGTGGCGGAGCGGCGGTTTACAGCCCTGCTGCTTTACAGGCCTATCAGGATGGTTCCGATCCCATTAAATATCCGAACAACAACTTTGTACGCGATTTCACCAAGCGTGTAGCGCCAACCCAGCGTTATGTAGCTACTGTTACCGGTGGTAATGCTTTTATTAAGTATTATACTTTATTAAGTGCTTACCAGCAGGGAGGTTTTTACAAAGGTGGTAATAACGATACTTACGATGCCAATACCGATTTTAACCGCTATAATTTAAGAACCAACATCGATTTACACGTAAACAAGAACCTGGATGTAGCTTTAGATATCGGCGGACGGATTACCAACCTTACTTTCCCGAATGCAGGTACACCTACTTTTTTATCAACGGTTTATTCAACGCCAGCCAATGCTTTCCCGGTTATTAACCCTAACGGATCGTATGGCGGAACTTCGATATTTTCCCAAAATAACCCTCAGGCCATGCTCGAGGCTAGGGGAGCCAGTACCGACCTGGTGCGTAATATGATGGCTACTTTAAGTGCCCGCCAAAAAATGGATGGCATATTAAAAGGCTTAACTGGCGAAGTTTTTTATGCTTATGATATCGCCGGATTATACCGCTCGGGTTTTAGCCAGCAGTATGCAACTTCTGAATTAAAAGCCGATGGAACTTATACCACCTATGGCACACCCGCTAAGGTAGATTATCAGGCCAATGCATTTTCGGGTAACATACGCAAAAGCGAATTTTGGGCAGGTTTCGATTATAACAGGACCTTCGGAAAGCACGATATTAAATTCAGTACCCGCGTTTCGAGGGCCAATTATGCCTCATTCGGCAGTTTGGATGTACGCCGCGAAGGATGGTCTAACCGCTTATCATACAATTATATTCAGCGCTATTTTATTGATTTAACCGCTTCTTACGCCGGTTCAGAAAATTTTGCACCAGATTCGCGGTATGGGTTTTTCCCGGCTGCATCGGCAGGATGGATCATTTCTGACGAGGATTTTATGAAAAGCTCAACAAGCTTTCTCGATTTCTTAAAAATCAGGGGATCTTACGGATTGGTGGGTAACGATGCTATCGGATCGGCCAGAAGATTTGCCTATAACGATTTCTTTACCAGAAGTGCTGCAGGTTACACCTTTGGTACAGGTTTCGCCGGAGTAAGTGGTTCGGGGCAGCTGGCTTTGGCCAACCCTTTTTTAACCTGGGAGAAAGCCTATAAAACCAGTGTAGGTTTTGATGCCAAATTGTTTAAACAAGCTTTATCTATCAGTGCCGATTACTTTTACGAAGACCGGAAAGATTTAACCACGGCATCACTATTGCCAAGTTTGCTGGGGCAATCGCTAATTTATGTTAACGAGGGTGAGGCATCATACAAAGGCTTTGAAACCGGTATAAACTACAATAAAAAACTGGGTGGTGTAAACCTGAATGTGTTCGGCAATTTTACCTACAACACGAGTAAAATTCTGGCCATTAACGAAGGAGCAGGTTTGCCCGACTATCAGAAACAATTAGGGCACCCCATTTCGAGCGTAATTTCTCCGGCGGCTACTGCTAACTCTGGTGCAGGTTATGTAAGCATGATGCTTATCTCGGATGGTATTTTCCAAAGCCAGGCGCAGATTGATGCTTCTGCCAAACAGATTTTATCCAAAGATGTGAAACCCGGCGATATTAAATATGTAGATCAGAATGGCGATGGCGTAATTAACGACCTCGACCGTGTGAGAACCGATTTCAATTTTGTACCTAAAGCTTATTTTGGCTTTGGTGCCTCAGTTTCTTACGCCAATTTTGATGCAAACTTCTTGTTTCAGGGCACCAGTGGCCGTTCAATTACCATACAGCAACTGGTAAATGCAGGTAATACCAATAATGGCTTTTTAAACCAGTTCAGTGCAGACCGCTGGACACCCGATAATCCGGGCGCTCCTTATCCGAGGTTACTGCTAACCGATCGTGGCAACAATACTGCTACTTCCGATTTCTGGATCAGATCAGGCGATTACATTAGGTTAAAAAATGTAGAGATCGGCTATTCGCTTTCGCCTTCATTTATCAAAAAGTTAAAAATCAGACAACTGCGTTTTTATGCAAGCGGTTTAAACCTGCTCACTTTCGATAAACTGGGCGATCTGCCAATCGATCCTGAATTGCCTGAATCGGGTTACAATTCATCTTATCCATACATGAAAATATATTCGTTCGGTGTGAATTTGAAATTTTAAACGATAAGACCGTGAAGTTTGCCGGGATGCAAATGCCGTTAAGCTTCACCTTTAAAAACTAAAAGAGATGAAAAAAAATATATTTTATTCAATCCTGACCCTTGCAGTAATCTGCGTGGCGGGGTGTAAAAAAAGCGGGTTTCTTCAGGATGGCGAATTTAGCGGCGGTAACGACATTACACAGGCGCAGTTGTGGGCCAATCCCGATTATGCCCGTAATTTCCTGAACAATGTTTATGCATCACTTTCCGATCGCTACGATCTGGATGATGGAGCGCTACTGGCTTCGGCATCTGATGAGGCCGTTAACTCTAACCTAAACTCATCAGTAAACATTTTGAATAATGGTACCTGGAGTCCGGTTAAAACCTTTGATGATGTGTATTTTGCCATGTATTCGGGTATTCGCAAGGCCAATATGTTTCTCGAAAATATAGATGGCGCAGTAATCGTACCGGCCGACGAAACTTTTCCGTTAAACAATGCAGCAAACCAGGGAATGGTACCACAAATTGCCCGCTTAAAAGGTCAGGCTTATTTTTTACGTGCATTTTTCCAGTTCGAATTACTTAAACGTTATGGCAGTTTTGCTATCGTAACCCGTACACTAACGGTAACCGATGATCTGGACTTACCGCGAAACTCTTTTGACGATTGTGTGAAACAGATTTCTGCCGATTGCGAAGAAGCCATTACGCGGCTGCCGCTATCTCCAACAGAATGGAATACACCTTTGCGTGGCAGGGCTACCCAAACCGCTGCAATGGCACTTAAAGCCAGGTTACTGCTGTATGCGGCAAGTCCCTTGTACAATCCGGGTGGCGATGTAGCCAAATGGCAGGCTGCTGCCGATGCCGCAAAGCGGATTATAGATACCGGTAAACATGGTATTTATACGTCTTACCCCAATATCTGGTTATGGAACAATGGTGCTTTTAATATCGAAACCATTTTTGCAACTGCAACCTTAAACACCAATACCATCGAACAAAATAATGCGCCAGTGAGCTACGATGCAGCTAATGGCCGTACAAACCCGACACAGGAATTGGTAGATGCCTTTGAAATGAAAACCACAGGCCGGATGATTACCGATGCGGCTTCCGGCTATTCGGCAACTGCGCCTTATACCAACCGCGATCCGCGTTTAAATTTTGCCATTATGTACAATGGCTCAACTTTTAAAAGTAAACCAGTAGAAACTTTTGTAGGTGGTAAAGATGGTTTGGGTTTAAATGTAAATGCAACCAAAACCGGTTATTACCTGCGTAAGTACTTAAGTGAGAGTGCATCTTGGGCAGGAAATAGTGCTACCGTACGTCGCCCGTGGATTTTCTTCAGGTACGCAGAAGTGCTTTTAAATTATGCCGAAGCATTAAATGAAGCGCAGGGTACCGGTGCATTAACACAGATTTTAACAAGCTTAAATGCAATCAGAAGCAGAACTGGTGTAGCTATGCCTGCTTTGCAAACTACCAACCCGGCTGCAAACGGTTATGTGGCGCCAACCAAAGAAGAGTTGCGTAAACGCATCCGTAACGAGCGTAGGGTAGAGCTTTGCTTCGAAGAACAACGTTTTTACGATGTACGCAGGTGGAAAGAAGGCGAAACCACATTTAACAAAGCTGTTACAGGAATGCGGATTACACAGGTAGGGCCAAGCACCTTTACCTACACATCATTTACGGTAGAAAACAGGGTTTTTATGGCTAAGAACTACTTATATCCGCTTTCACAGAACGAATTAAACAAAGCACCAAAGCTGGGACAGAACCCCGGTTATTAAAAAAAAACTAGATTTTGCTCAAATTTAGGCGGACGGTGGAAACACCGTCCGTTAATTAATTGTTAGTTTTGGGACAATCAATTAATTAATAAAAACTTAAGTTATGCTAAAAAGAACCTATAGCGTATTTTTAATTTGCTTTTCACTTCTTTCATCAGTCAGTTACGGTCAGGTTACGGCTATACAGAATATTCAGGCACGTAAAATCCAGAGCCTGAATGGTAAATGGAATTATATTGTCGATCCGTACGAAAACGGTTACTATGATTACCGCCACGAACCGTTCGATCAGTCTAAGACCGGAACCGGAGGCTATTTTGATGATAAAGTACAGAAAGATAAGTCAGAACTGATTGAGTATGATTTCGACCATTCGCCACAAATGAATGTTCCCGGCGACTGGAATTCGCAGTCAGAAAAATTAGAGCTTTATGAGGGCAATGTTTGGTTACGCAAAAAGTTTGATGCAAAACCCGAAAAAGGAAAAAGATATTTTGTGTATTTCGGTGCGGTTAACTACGTGGCGCATGTGTACCTGAACGGTAAAAAGCTGGGCGTGCACAAAGGTGGTTTTACCCCTTTTCAGTTCGATGTAACCAGCAATTTAAAAGCGGGCGAAAATTCTATCGTACTTAAAGTAGATAATATCCGCAAGCAAGACGAAATCCCAACCGTAAATACCGACTGGTGGAATTATGGCGGCATTACCCGCGATGTTTTCCTGGCCGAATTTCCGGAGCATTTCATCAGCGATTATAAACTTCAGCTCGTTAAAGGCAATAATAACCTGTTAAATTTTACGGTGAAACTGGCCGATGCGACTTCAGGTCAGGAAATTACATTGTCTATTCCGGAGCTTAAGCTAGAGAAGAAATACAAAACTGATGGAGAAGGAAAAATTGCAGATGAGTTTATCTGGAATAACCTGAACCTTTGGTCGCCCGAAAACCCTAAGCTTTACGCGGTAAATATTAAAACCGATAAAGAAGATATCAACGATAAAATTGGTTTCAGAACCATACAGGCAGATGGCGACAGCATTTTGTTAAATGGCAAATCTGTGTTTTTAAGAGGCATTTCGCTGCATGATGAAAACCCGCTTCTGGCTGGCCGTTTACGCTCGGAAGGCGATATGCGTATGATGTTACAGTGGGCAAAAGATATGAATTGTAACTATGTGCGTTTGGCACATTATCCGCATAACGAAGAAATGATCCGTTTGGCTGATGAGATGGGGCTATTGGTTTGGGCCGAGGTTCCGGTTTACTGGACCATCAGTTGGACTAATCCTGCCACATATGCCAATGCGAAGCAACAATTAACCGATTTAATTGTACGCGATAAAAACCGCGCCAGTGTAATTGTTTGGTCGATAGGGAACGAAACACCGTTGAGTAGCGCCCGTTTGAGCTTTATGAGCAACCTGGCCGAAACTGCCCGCAATTTAGACGATACACGTTTGGTAGCTGCAGCCCTCGAGGTACACCGCGAAGGAAATAACATTATTTTAAACGATCCGCTTGGCGAAAAAATAGACCTGGTGAGTTTTAACGAGTACGCCGGCTGGTACTGGGGAGGCAATCCTTCCGAAATTATCAAATACAATTTCGATATCAAGTACAAAAAACCTGTGGTGATTACCGAGTTTGGCGGCGATGCCTTAGGTGGTTTCCACGCCGATGAAAATACACGCTGGAGTGAAGAATACCAGGAAGCTTTATACAAAAACCAGATTACCCTGTTGAGCAAAATTGGCGCACTGCGTGGCATGACTCCCTGGATTTTAACTGACTTCCGCTCACCAAGAAGACAACACCCGATTTACCAGAATTTCTGGAACCGCAAAGGCTTAATTAGTGAAACCGGTAAGAAGAAGAAAGCCTTTTATGTACTAAAAGATTTTTACGGCCAAATGCAGGTCAAATACAAATAAAAAGATGAACAGATTTACGACAATTGGTTTTGCTACGAAAATGATGCTATCAGCATCTTTGTTAACCATTTCTTGTGCCAAGAGTACCAGTATCGATATTCCGGTAATAAAGGCAGAAGAAAGCTTGCAAAAAAAGATGCCCTTCCCAATAGGCGCAGCTTTAAATGTAAGTTTGTTAAAAAGCAATGCCAGTTATCGTAACCTGGTAATAAAAGAATTTAACAGCGTTACCGCCGAAAACGCAATGAAATTTGCTTCGGTTCATCCTGCTAAAGATACCTACACCTGGAGTGATGCCGATTACCTGGTTGATTTTGCCAGGGCCAATGGCAAGCGCGTGCATGGGCATACCTTAAACTGGTACCAGTCGTTGCCCGATTGGGTAAAGAATTTTCAGGGCAGCACGGCCGATTGGGAAGATTTACTGAAAACCCATATTCAAACCGTTGTGGGGCATTTTAAGGGCAAGGTAGTTTCGTGGGATGTGGTGAACGAAGCGGTAAACGAAGATGGCACTTTGCGCAACACAATCTGGCTACAGAAACTGGGCGCCGACTATATCAGCAGGGCATTTCAATATGCACACGAGGCAGATCCCGATGCCCTGCTATTTTACAATGATTACGGGCATGAGTACAGTTCAACTAAACGTACCGCCATATTAAATCTGGTTAACGGGTTAAAAAGCAAAGGCATCCCAATTGATGGAATTGGCCTGCAAATGCATACCAACGTAACCCAAACCGATGCTAATTTAACTGCCGCAATTACAACTGCTGCGGCAACCGGGCTAAAAGTCCATATTTCTGAAATTGATATCTCCCTTAATTCAGGTGATACACCTGGTGCAAGTTATACTGCCGCTTTAGGCGAGCAACAGGCAGCCAAATATAAAACCATTGTTAAAGCTTATAATGCCATACCCAAAAATCAGCAGTTTGGCATTACCCAATGGAATGTTACTGATGGCGATAGCTGGATTCCACTGTTTTATAAACGTGCTGACTGGCCTTTGCCCTTCGATGCACAATACCAGCGGAAAGCAGCTTACCAGGGGATTTTAGACGGCGTTAAATAGCAAATTACATCCATGAGAAAGTATCTTTCACTGGCCTTAATTTTAGGCCTTTCCGTAACCACTACGGGCGCACAGGACAAAAAAATCGAAAAGAAAATCGATTCGGTTTTAAAACTGATGACTTTAAACGAGAAAATCGGGCAGTTGAACCAGTACACAAACCAGTAGTGATGAGTTACTTGGTGTGCCTTGTGCCTTTGTGGTTAAATGAAAATGGTTCGGATGAACACCGACAGTTGATTATTCCGTGGATTCAGTGTCTCTGTGGCAAGAAAAAAGTATGGGCCACGGATGCACGGAGAAATACGGAAGAGGTTGTGTGAATTAGGATAGAACTCAGCTGGTCGGTGGTGACACCAACCAGTAGGAAATGAAAACGGTTCGTGTGGACACGAACCATGGCATTTTGAACAGTAACGGTGGTATTTTGAATAGCAACGGCGGTATTTTGAACAGTAACGACGGCAGTTTGAACAGCAACGGTGGCATTTTGAACGGGAACGATGGCTTTTGGAACAGTAACGACGGTGTTTGGAACAGTAAGAATGGAGCTTAGTTGGTCGGTGAGGACACCAACCAGTAGGGAAGAGGTTGTTTGAATTATGATAGAACTCAGCTGGTCGGTGGTGACACCAACCAGTAGGGAAGAGGTATACGGGGATCGTCATCTCGACTGGAGCGCAGCGAAATGGAGAGATCTATAAACAGATTTCTCGACTGCGTTGCACTTCGCTCGAAAGGACGGATGCTATTAAAACGATGGCAAGGTTAAGAGCCTATCAATTAAATTATTGAAAATTAAACAAATGTTAAAAGCGAAATCACTTTTATTACTTATTGCCCTTATAACTGGCTTCCAGTGCCTGGCGCAGGATACTGGCCGTAATATTATTAGCCTGAACGATCAATGGGAATTCCATAAAGAAAACGGACCGGCTGAAGCCATTACGCTTCCACATACCTGGAACGATAAAGATGTTTTAGACGATGCTCCCGGTTATTACCGTGGCGTAGGCACTTACAAACGCAAGTTAAAACTCGATGAAAGTGCAAAAAACAAAGCAGTGTATCTTGTTTTTAATGGTGTAGCGCAAGAAGTCGAAGTATTGGTTAACGGACAATCTGCAGCTAAACACATCGGTAGCTATACCCGTTTCATTGTGCCCATAAATAGGTTTTTAAACTATAAAGATGATGTGATTGAAGTTAGGGCGACTAACCGCTTCAACGAAGATATTCCACCATTAACTGCCGATTTTACCTTTTTCGGAGGTTTATACCGCAATGTTAACCTCTTAATTACCAATCCGGTTCATTTTTCACAAAAGGAAAATGGAAGTGCCGGGGTTTTTATTACCACGCCGCAGGTTTCGGCAGCTACAGCGAGTGTGCAGGTTAAAAGCTCTATCGATAACAGCTCAATTGCAGCCAAAAAAGTACAGGTCGAAACGGTTGTTTTTGATGCGAAAGGAAATGCCGTAGCCAATCAAACTACTGAGGTTAACATCAATAATGGTGGTAACATGATGGTCGTACAGCACATCAAGGCCATTCAAAAACCACAACTATGGTCGCCTGAAAACCCTTACCTATACCGCGTAATCACTAAAATTATCGATACCAAAACGAAAGCTGTTATCGATCAGGTATCCAATCCGCTGGGTTTTCGCTGGTTTAAATTCGATGCCGAGAAAGGATTTTTCTTAAACGATAAAGCAGTTAAAATTATTGGGGCCAGCCGCCACCAGGATTACGAAAACAGGGGCAATGCTACGCCAGATGCTTTGCAGATCAGGGATATAGAACTGCTTAAAGCCATGGGCGGTAACTTTTTGCGTGTAGCCCATTATCCGCAAGATCCACAGATTTTAGAAGCCTGCGATAGGTTGGGTATATTGGCCTCGGTTGAAATTCCTGTAGTAAATACCATTACCGAAAGCGAAGCTTTTACCCAGAACTGTTTGAACATGCAGACCGAAATGATTAAACAGAATTTTAATCACCCAAGCATTATCATTTGGGCTTATATGAATGAGATTCTGTTGCGTTTAAAATTCTCAAATGATAAACCCCGCCAGCAGGTGTATTTCAATCATGTGCGTGTGCTGGCACAAAAACTGGATAGCCTAACCCGTAAACTCGACCCCTCGCGCCATACCATGTTGGTTAACCACGGGGCCTGGGACATTTACAATAAGGTTGGTCTGACCAAAATCCCGATGATAGTTGGCTGGAATCTGTATTCGGGCTGGTACTCTGGCGTTCCCGAAGATTTTGGTAAATTTTTAGATCGTCACCACAAAGAACTACCCAATACACCTTTTATGGTTACAGAATATGGGGCCGATGCCGATCCTCGGATTCGCTCATTTTCGCCCATCCGCTTCGATAAAAGTGTAGAATATGCAGTTAAGTTTAATCAGGTTTACCTCAATGCAATGCTAAGCCGTCCATTTGTAGCAGGTGGAATAGCCTGGAACCTGGCCGATTTCAATTCCGAAACCCGCGAGGAAACCATGCCGCACATCAATAATAAAGGATTGCTCACTATTGGTCGCGAGGCAAAAGATACCTATTTTCTCTACCAGGCCTATTTATCAGCTCAACCTTACCTTAAAATTACTTCCGCGCAATGGAAGGAGCGGACCGGTACAGCCGATTCAGCCAGCTTAACCACCAGTACGCAGTCTGTACAGGTAGCTACAAACCTTAAATCGGCCGAACTTTTTTTAAATGGCAAAAGCTTAGGCTTAAAAGCAGCAGTCGATCACATTATCGATTGGCAGGTGCCTTTTATTAACGGTATCAACCAATTGCGGGTTGTTTCTGCTGACCAGAGCGATGAGTCCGAAATATATTTCCAACTGCAACCTTTTAAATTTAATGCAGCCAATATTCCCTTTAAAAATATCAACGTGCTGCTAGGGGCCAAACGCTTTTACATCGATGAGAAGGAACA is drawn from Pedobacter sp. HDW13 and contains these coding sequences:
- a CDS encoding TonB-dependent receptor; translated protein: MKLLRSKYKYIACLLFLWACLLNVYSQTPDEQLTVSGRVVDQDKKPMAGVTISIQEDKTNKSVTTSADGSFTLSTSTSDVIVFKYVGYLMVLKPASEVSKSDIVLTKALIDAGDNDNVYIPFGVRKKREVTATISTITTDNLPQIPSSSLTNVFTGRLPGLAIYPSGSQQPGYDVSSFLIRGRSSYNSNQEPLVLVDGIERDFRSMDLAEIESVSVLKDAATLAWYGMYSANGVVYVKTKRGSATSTSVTFDAQAGLQAPLQIAAPLDAYNYASLYNEASINSGGAAVYSPAALQAYQDGSDPIKYPNNNFVRDFTKRVAPTQRYVATVTGGNAFIKYYTLLSAYQQGGFYKGGNNDTYDANTDFNRYNLRTNIDLHVNKNLDVALDIGGRITNLTFPNAGTPTFLSTVYSTPANAFPVINPNGSYGGTSIFSQNNPQAMLEARGASTDLVRNMMATLSARQKMDGILKGLTGEVFYAYDIAGLYRSGFSQQYATSELKADGTYTTYGTPAKVDYQANAFSGNIRKSEFWAGFDYNRTFGKHDIKFSTRVSRANYASFGSLDVRREGWSNRLSYNYIQRYFIDLTASYAGSENFAPDSRYGFFPAASAGWIISDEDFMKSSTSFLDFLKIRGSYGLVGNDAIGSARRFAYNDFFTRSAAGYTFGTGFAGVSGSGQLALANPFLTWEKAYKTSVGFDAKLFKQALSISADYFYEDRKDLTTASLLPSLLGQSLIYVNEGEASYKGFETGINYNKKLGGVNLNVFGNFTYNTSKILAINEGAGLPDYQKQLGHPISSVISPAATANSGAGYVSMMLISDGIFQSQAQIDASAKQILSKDVKPGDIKYVDQNGDGVINDLDRVRTDFNFVPKAYFGFGASVSYANFDANFLFQGTSGRSITIQQLVNAGNTNNGFLNQFSADRWTPDNPGAPYPRLLLTDRGNNTATSDFWIRSGDYIRLKNVEIGYSLSPSFIKKLKIRQLRFYASGLNLLTFDKLGDLPIDPELPESGYNSSYPYMKIYSFGVNLKF
- a CDS encoding RagB/SusD family nutrient uptake outer membrane protein, producing the protein MKKNIFYSILTLAVICVAGCKKSGFLQDGEFSGGNDITQAQLWANPDYARNFLNNVYASLSDRYDLDDGALLASASDEAVNSNLNSSVNILNNGTWSPVKTFDDVYFAMYSGIRKANMFLENIDGAVIVPADETFPLNNAANQGMVPQIARLKGQAYFLRAFFQFELLKRYGSFAIVTRTLTVTDDLDLPRNSFDDCVKQISADCEEAITRLPLSPTEWNTPLRGRATQTAAMALKARLLLYAASPLYNPGGDVAKWQAAADAAKRIIDTGKHGIYTSYPNIWLWNNGAFNIETIFATATLNTNTIEQNNAPVSYDAANGRTNPTQELVDAFEMKTTGRMITDAASGYSATAPYTNRDPRLNFAIMYNGSTFKSKPVETFVGGKDGLGLNVNATKTGYYLRKYLSESASWAGNSATVRRPWIFFRYAEVLLNYAEALNEAQGTGALTQILTSLNAIRSRTGVAMPALQTTNPAANGYVAPTKEELRKRIRNERRVELCFEEQRFYDVRRWKEGETTFNKAVTGMRITQVGPSTFTYTSFTVENRVFMAKNYLYPLSQNELNKAPKLGQNPGY
- a CDS encoding glycoside hydrolase family 2 TIM barrel-domain containing protein; protein product: MLKAKSLLLLIALITGFQCLAQDTGRNIISLNDQWEFHKENGPAEAITLPHTWNDKDVLDDAPGYYRGVGTYKRKLKLDESAKNKAVYLVFNGVAQEVEVLVNGQSAAKHIGSYTRFIVPINRFLNYKDDVIEVRATNRFNEDIPPLTADFTFFGGLYRNVNLLITNPVHFSQKENGSAGVFITTPQVSAATASVQVKSSIDNSSIAAKKVQVETVVFDAKGNAVANQTTEVNINNGGNMMVVQHIKAIQKPQLWSPENPYLYRVITKIIDTKTKAVIDQVSNPLGFRWFKFDAEKGFFLNDKAVKIIGASRHQDYENRGNATPDALQIRDIELLKAMGGNFLRVAHYPQDPQILEACDRLGILASVEIPVVNTITESEAFTQNCLNMQTEMIKQNFNHPSIIIWAYMNEILLRLKFSNDKPRQQVYFNHVRVLAQKLDSLTRKLDPSRHTMLVNHGAWDIYNKVGLTKIPMIVGWNLYSGWYSGVPEDFGKFLDRHHKELPNTPFMVTEYGADADPRIRSFSPIRFDKSVEYAVKFNQVYLNAMLSRPFVAGGIAWNLADFNSETREETMPHINNKGLLTIGREAKDTYFLYQAYLSAQPYLKITSAQWKERTGTADSASLTTSTQSVQVATNLKSAELFLNGKSLGLKAAVDHIIDWQVPFINGINQLRVVSADQSDESEIYFQLQPFKFNAANIPFKNINVLLGAKRFYIDEKEHQLWMPDQPYRAGAWGYVGGEPYKGTNNRITYGSDKNILGSDNDPVYQTQQVGIRQFKFDVPDGEYEIALHFAELVGGEAKEALAYNLDNNHKKEIEKQRIFGVSINGTPFMPKLNLALDFGYTTAVKKTTRITVQNGKGISVDFSAIQGKPVLNAIQLRKIY
- a CDS encoding glycoside hydrolase family 2 protein, which codes for MLKRTYSVFLICFSLLSSVSYGQVTAIQNIQARKIQSLNGKWNYIVDPYENGYYDYRHEPFDQSKTGTGGYFDDKVQKDKSELIEYDFDHSPQMNVPGDWNSQSEKLELYEGNVWLRKKFDAKPEKGKRYFVYFGAVNYVAHVYLNGKKLGVHKGGFTPFQFDVTSNLKAGENSIVLKVDNIRKQDEIPTVNTDWWNYGGITRDVFLAEFPEHFISDYKLQLVKGNNNLLNFTVKLADATSGQEITLSIPELKLEKKYKTDGEGKIADEFIWNNLNLWSPENPKLYAVNIKTDKEDINDKIGFRTIQADGDSILLNGKSVFLRGISLHDENPLLAGRLRSEGDMRMMLQWAKDMNCNYVRLAHYPHNEEMIRLADEMGLLVWAEVPVYWTISWTNPATYANAKQQLTDLIVRDKNRASVIVWSIGNETPLSSARLSFMSNLAETARNLDDTRLVAAALEVHREGNNIILNDPLGEKIDLVSFNEYAGWYWGGNPSEIIKYNFDIKYKKPVVITEFGGDALGGFHADENTRWSEEYQEALYKNQITLLSKIGALRGMTPWILTDFRSPRRQHPIYQNFWNRKGLISETGKKKKAFYVLKDFYGQMQVKYK
- a CDS encoding endo-1,4-beta-xylanase; this encodes MNRFTTIGFATKMMLSASLLTISCAKSTSIDIPVIKAEESLQKKMPFPIGAALNVSLLKSNASYRNLVIKEFNSVTAENAMKFASVHPAKDTYTWSDADYLVDFARANGKRVHGHTLNWYQSLPDWVKNFQGSTADWEDLLKTHIQTVVGHFKGKVVSWDVVNEAVNEDGTLRNTIWLQKLGADYISRAFQYAHEADPDALLFYNDYGHEYSSTKRTAILNLVNGLKSKGIPIDGIGLQMHTNVTQTDANLTAAITTAAATGLKVHISEIDISLNSGDTPGASYTAALGEQQAAKYKTIVKAYNAIPKNQQFGITQWNVTDGDSWIPLFYKRADWPLPFDAQYQRKAAYQGILDGVK